A stretch of Pseudomonas sp. CCC3.1 DNA encodes these proteins:
- a CDS encoding OFA family MFS transporter, with translation MTNSTAAGSLASQPAFLSKERIIAKPGFNRWLVPPAALAIHLCIGMAYGFSVFWLPLSKAVGVTAPVACAPDMSFIAQVFSSQCDWPISMLGWIYTLFFIFLGCSAAVWGGWLEHAGPRKAGVVSALCWCGGLLISALGIYTHQIWLMWLGSGVIGGIGLGLGYISPVSTLIKWFPDKRGMATGMAIMGFGGGAMVGAPLAAALMNHFAGPDGVGVWQSFVAMAAIYFVFMIGGALSYRVPPTGWKPEGWTAPANKAANAMITKRHVHVSVAWKTPQFALVWLVLCLNVSAGIGILGMASPLLQEVFAGKLLGNGLTFSQLDAAQLAQIAAIAAGFTGLLSLFNIGGRFFWASFSDYLGRKNTYFVFFALGFALYAMIPNLGHLGNVSLFVAAFCIILSMYGGGFATVPAYLADLFGTQMVGAIHGRLLTAWAAAGVLGPVLVNYLREYQLSIGVPRAAAYDITLYILAGLLVLGFICNLLVRPVADKYFMTDAQLAAEQALGHDKGTDATTSLEWKAASGSMPLVIAAWLAVGIPLLWGVWVTVQKTAVLFH, from the coding sequence ATGACAAACAGCACCGCTGCGGGCAGCCTTGCCTCACAGCCTGCGTTCTTGTCCAAAGAGCGCATCATCGCTAAACCCGGTTTCAATCGCTGGCTGGTTCCGCCCGCTGCGTTGGCCATTCACTTGTGTATCGGCATGGCCTACGGTTTTTCCGTGTTCTGGCTGCCGCTGTCCAAGGCGGTGGGGGTGACCGCACCTGTTGCCTGTGCACCCGACATGAGTTTTATCGCGCAAGTGTTCTCGTCGCAATGCGATTGGCCGATTTCGATGCTCGGCTGGATCTACACCCTGTTCTTCATTTTTCTGGGTTGCTCGGCAGCCGTATGGGGCGGCTGGCTTGAGCATGCCGGGCCGCGCAAGGCCGGTGTGGTGTCGGCGCTGTGCTGGTGCGGCGGTTTGCTGATTTCGGCGCTGGGCATTTATACCCACCAAATCTGGCTGATGTGGCTGGGCTCGGGGGTGATTGGCGGGATCGGCCTGGGCTTGGGTTACATCTCGCCGGTGTCGACGCTGATCAAATGGTTTCCGGACAAACGCGGCATGGCCACCGGCATGGCGATCATGGGCTTCGGTGGCGGGGCCATGGTTGGCGCGCCGTTGGCTGCGGCGCTGATGAACCATTTTGCCGGGCCGGATGGCGTGGGCGTGTGGCAGAGTTTCGTGGCGATGGCGGCGATTTACTTCGTGTTCATGATCGGCGGCGCGTTGTCGTACCGCGTACCACCGACCGGCTGGAAGCCTGAGGGCTGGACTGCTCCAGCGAACAAAGCCGCTAACGCGATGATCACCAAGCGCCATGTGCACGTGAGCGTGGCTTGGAAAACCCCGCAGTTTGCGCTGGTGTGGCTGGTGCTGTGCCTGAACGTATCAGCCGGTATCGGCATTTTGGGCATGGCTTCGCCGCTGTTACAGGAAGTGTTCGCGGGAAAATTGCTGGGTAACGGCCTGACGTTCAGTCAGCTGGATGCTGCGCAACTGGCGCAAATCGCCGCGATTGCCGCAGGCTTCACAGGCTTGTTGAGCTTGTTCAACATCGGTGGGCGGTTCTTCTGGGCGTCGTTCTCCGACTATCTGGGGCGTAAAAACACCTACTTTGTGTTCTTCGCGCTGGGTTTTGCGCTGTACGCGATGATTCCTAACCTGGGCCATTTGGGCAACGTGTCACTGTTTGTGGCTGCGTTTTGCATCATCTTGTCGATGTACGGCGGCGGTTTTGCCACGGTGCCGGCTTATTTGGCGGACTTGTTCGGCACGCAAATGGTTGGGGCGATTCATGGTCGCCTGTTGACTGCATGGGCGGCGGCGGGCGTGTTGGGCCCGGTGCTGGTCAACTATCTGCGTGAATATCAGTTGAGCATCGGCGTTCCTCGGGCGGCGGCGTACGACATCACGTTGTACATCCTGGCGGGCCTGCTGGTGCTGGGCTTTATCTGCAACTTGCTGGTGCGCCCGGTGGCCGACAAATACTTCATGACCGATGCGCAGCTCGCGGCCGAGCAGGCGTTGGGGCATGACAAAGGCACCGATGCCACAACGTCGCTGGAGTGGAAGGCCGCGTCGGGCAGCATGCCGTTGGTCATTGCCGCCTGGCTGGCAGTGGGCATTCCCCTGTTGTGGGGCGTGTGGGTGACCGTGCAGAAAACGGCGGTGTTGTTTCATTAA
- a CDS encoding AsmA family protein, translated as MKAFGKILGLVLLGLLLIIVALGFALSHLFDPNDYKNEIRQIARDKAHIELTLNGDIGWSLFPWLGLELHDASVATLATPTQPFADLQMLGLSVRVLPLLRKEIQMSDVRVEGLNLRLARDKDGRGNWEDIGKPAPAAAGAETASTDSAQPAPVTPEVASQPLKLDIDSLTVNNARVEYNDEQSGQQFSAESIQMSTGPIHEATSTPVKLTAFLGTNKPVMRVKTELDGKLRFDRVLKRYQFEDMKVVGEASGEPLQGKTMNFSASGQLLVDLAANVAEWSSLKISANQLRAIGELKANSLDTTPQVSGGLSIAQLDLAKFLDSVGQPLPAMAPGSLSKVELVTRLSGTPTSVTFDDLKLNVDDSTFTGRIAVEDFAKQALRIQLKGDTFDADRYLPPKSAEANGAAAARQAEVQGSEASALTASGDSPLPDAPTKSGWSTTKIIPVARLKTLDLEADISFGQLTLSKLPIQNAALKANSKGGVLTLENLSGGLYKGTFAANGSLDVQPIQPLVKLQTRITNVPVEKILQSQGQKPPVTGLLTLNSNVTGSGNSQSALIQSLNGTASFALNNGVLLNANIEQQLCKGISILNRKTLSGAPLGKDTPFKELKGNLVFRNGVASNPDLIVRIPGLSVKGNGDIDLRVLGMDYRIGITLEGDTNPLPDPACQIGKNFVGIELPLLCRGPLELGAKACRLDKDGLGKVAAKAAASKLSEKLEEKLGDKVSPELKNALKGLFNR; from the coding sequence ATGAAAGCGTTCGGCAAAATCCTGGGTCTGGTGCTTCTCGGATTGTTGCTGATCATCGTGGCGCTGGGCTTTGCCCTGAGCCATCTGTTCGACCCCAACGATTATAAAAACGAGATCCGCCAGATAGCCCGTGACAAAGCTCACATCGAGCTGACTCTCAATGGCGACATCGGCTGGAGCCTCTTCCCGTGGCTCGGCCTGGAGTTGCACGACGCTAGCGTGGCGACCCTGGCAACCCCGACCCAACCTTTTGCCGACCTGCAAATGCTGGGTCTGTCTGTGCGCGTACTGCCGCTGCTGCGCAAAGAAATACAAATGAGCGATGTACGGGTCGAAGGCCTGAACCTGCGTCTGGCCCGTGACAAAGACGGACGCGGCAATTGGGAAGACATCGGCAAGCCAGCGCCTGCCGCAGCGGGTGCCGAAACAGCGTCGACCGACAGCGCCCAGCCCGCGCCTGTCACGCCCGAAGTCGCCAGCCAACCGCTCAAACTCGATATCGACAGCCTGACGGTGAACAATGCCCGCGTTGAATACAACGACGAGCAAAGCGGCCAGCAGTTCAGCGCCGAGAGCATCCAGATGAGCACCGGCCCGATTCATGAGGCCACCAGCACCCCGGTCAAATTGACCGCCTTCCTGGGCACCAACAAGCCCGTGATGCGGGTCAAGACTGAACTCGACGGCAAGCTGCGCTTTGACCGCGTGCTTAAGCGTTATCAGTTCGAAGACATGAAGGTGGTGGGCGAAGCCTCTGGCGAGCCGCTGCAAGGCAAAACCATGAACTTCTCCGCGTCTGGCCAGCTTTTGGTTGATTTGGCTGCGAACGTCGCCGAATGGAGCAGTTTGAAAATCTCCGCCAACCAGCTGCGCGCCATTGGCGAACTCAAAGCCAACAGCCTGGACACGACCCCACAGGTCAGCGGCGGCCTGTCGATTGCCCAGCTTGATCTGGCCAAGTTCCTCGACAGCGTCGGCCAGCCCTTGCCTGCCATGGCGCCGGGCAGCCTGAGCAAAGTCGAATTAGTGACCCGTCTGTCAGGCACGCCCACCAGCGTGACCTTTGACGACCTCAAGCTGAATGTCGATGACAGCACCTTCACTGGCCGCATCGCCGTCGAAGACTTCGCCAAACAAGCCCTGCGTATTCAGCTCAAAGGCGACACGTTCGACGCTGATCGCTACCTGCCGCCGAAGTCGGCGGAGGCCAATGGCGCCGCCGCTGCTCGCCAGGCTGAAGTGCAAGGCAGCGAGGCCAGCGCGCTGACCGCATCAGGCGACAGCCCGCTGCCAGACGCCCCGACCAAAAGCGGCTGGAGCACAACCAAAATCATCCCCGTGGCCCGCCTTAAAACCCTGGACCTGGAGGCAGACATCAGCTTTGGCCAGCTGACACTCAGCAAGCTGCCGATCCAGAATGCTGCGCTGAAAGCCAACAGCAAAGGCGGCGTACTGACCCTCGAAAACCTGAGCGGCGGCCTCTACAAAGGCACGTTCGCAGCCAACGGCAGCCTGGACGTGCAACCCATCCAGCCGCTGGTCAAACTGCAAACCCGCATCACCAATGTGCCAGTCGAGAAGATCCTGCAGAGCCAGGGCCAAAAACCACCCGTGACCGGCCTGCTGACCCTCAACAGCAATGTCACCGGCAGCGGCAACAGCCAGAGCGCCTTGATTCAAAGCCTCAATGGCACCGCCAGTTTTGCGCTCAACAACGGCGTGCTGCTCAACGCCAACATTGAACAGCAACTGTGCAAAGGCATCTCCATCCTCAACCGCAAAACCCTGAGCGGCGCCCCGCTGGGCAAAGACACCCCGTTCAAGGAACTCAAGGGCAACCTGGTGTTCCGTAATGGCGTGGCCAGCAACCCGGACCTGATCGTGCGCATTCCCGGCCTGAGCGTAAAAGGCAATGGCGACATCGACCTGCGCGTGCTGGGCATGGATTACCGCATCGGCATCACCCTGGAAGGCGACACCAACCCGCTCCCGGACCCGGCGTGCCAGATTGGCAAAAACTTTGTCGGCATCGAACTTCCCTTACTGTGCCGTGGCCCGCTGGAGCTGGGCGCCAAGGCCTGTCGTCTGGACAAAGACGGCCTGGGCAAAGTCGCCGCCAAAGCAGCGGCCAGCAAACTGAGCGAAAAACTTGAAGAGAAACTCGGCGATAAAGTCAGCCCAGAACTCAAAAACGCGCTCAAAGGGCTGTTCAACCGATGA
- the mutY gene encoding A/G-specific adenine glycosylase codes for MRDEQFASAVLDWYDHHGRHDLPWQQGITPYRVWVSEIMLQQTQVSTVLNYFDRFMASLPTVQALANAPEDEVLHLWTGLGYYTRARNLQKTAKIVVEQYGGEFPRDVEKLVELPGIGLSTAGAIASLSMGLRAPILDGNVKRVLARYTAQEGYPGEPKIAKQLWATAERFTPHDRVNAYTQAMMDMGATLCTRSKPSCLLCPLETGCEAHMLGLETRYPIPKPRKTVPQKRTLMPMLANAEGAILLYRRPSTGLWGGLWSLPELDDLNDIEHLAQQHSLALGAQHELPGLTHTFSHFQLAIEPWLIHVKESGHHVAEADWLWYNLATPPRLGLAAPVKKLLKRAADLLHAGETS; via the coding sequence ATGAGAGATGAGCAATTCGCAAGCGCCGTGCTGGACTGGTATGACCATCACGGCCGCCATGATTTGCCCTGGCAACAGGGCATCACCCCGTATCGGGTGTGGGTCTCGGAAATCATGTTGCAACAGACGCAAGTCAGCACCGTGCTCAACTATTTCGACCGGTTCATGGCTTCTCTGCCCACCGTCCAAGCGCTGGCTAACGCCCCCGAAGACGAAGTGCTGCACCTGTGGACAGGGCTCGGTTACTACACCCGCGCCCGCAATTTGCAGAAAACCGCGAAGATCGTCGTCGAGCAATACGGCGGCGAATTCCCGCGTGACGTCGAAAAACTGGTCGAACTGCCCGGCATTGGCTTGTCCACCGCAGGGGCCATTGCCAGCCTGAGCATGGGCCTGCGGGCGCCGATCCTCGACGGCAACGTCAAACGGGTGCTGGCACGTTACACCGCGCAAGAGGGCTACCCGGGCGAACCCAAAATCGCCAAACAGCTGTGGGCCACCGCAGAACGCTTCACGCCCCATGACCGGGTCAACGCCTACACCCAGGCGATGATGGACATGGGCGCGACGCTCTGCACCCGCAGCAAACCCAGTTGCCTGCTCTGCCCCCTGGAAACCGGCTGCGAAGCGCACATGCTCGGCCTGGAAACGCGTTACCCGATCCCCAAGCCGCGCAAGACCGTCCCGCAAAAGCGCACGCTGATGCCGATGCTGGCCAATGCCGAGGGCGCAATCTTGCTGTACCGCCGCCCCTCGACCGGTTTGTGGGGAGGCCTGTGGAGCCTGCCCGAGCTGGACGACCTCAACGACATCGAGCACCTGGCGCAACAACACTCGCTGGCCCTGGGCGCACAACATGAACTGCCCGGCCTGACCCACACCTTTAGCCATTTCCAACTGGCCATCGAACCCTGGCTGATCCACGTCAAGGAGTCGGGTCATCACGTGGCCGAGGCCGATTGGCTCTGGTATAACCTCGCCACCCCGCCGCGCCTGGGCCTTGCTGCCCCGGTCAAGAAGCTGCTCAAGCGAGCCGCCGACCTATTACACGCAGGAGAGACCTCATGA
- a CDS encoding oxidative damage protection protein: MTRTVMCRKYKEELPALERAPFPGTKGQDIFDHVSAKAWADWQKHQTLLINEKRLNMMNAEDRKYLQGEMDKFFSGEEYAQAEGYVPPSE, from the coding sequence ATGACCCGCACCGTTATGTGCCGCAAATACAAAGAAGAACTGCCCGCCCTTGAGCGCGCCCCATTCCCGGGCACCAAAGGCCAGGACATTTTTGACCACGTCTCGGCCAAAGCCTGGGCTGACTGGCAAAAACACCAGACATTGCTGATCAACGAGAAGCGTTTGAACATGATGAACGCCGAAGATCGAAAATATTTGCAGGGCGAGATGGATAAGTTCTTCAGCGGCGAAGAATACGCCCAAGCAGAAGGCTACGTTCCGCCAAGCGAATAA
- a CDS encoding alpha/beta fold hydrolase: MTQPVSRAFTEPAADGYWLGGFEWRHPDPNPARAVVIINAATSVRCTYYSRFADYLFSHGLDVMLFDYRGIGASRAGSLRGFEASWSDWGALDFEALLKRTQREYPGQPIDVVGHSFGGCAVGLAASGPVIRHVVSVGAQFAHWRDYASAQRWYMLAKWHGVMPLLTRVCGYFPGKRLGWLEDTPAGVVKDWCGLSPRYERLPSARPLATLPFSSVTAKTLAISLSDDPFGTVAAIERLLSYFSASPRTHLRINPQDIGEDAIGHFAFFHSRFQSTLWPIALQWLRHGELAVDMPGRVISHQP; this comes from the coding sequence CTGACCCAACCTGTCAGCCGGGCGTTCACTGAGCCCGCTGCTGACGGTTACTGGCTGGGCGGGTTTGAATGGCGTCACCCTGACCCCAATCCCGCCCGCGCCGTGGTCATCATCAACGCGGCCACCTCCGTACGCTGCACCTACTACTCACGCTTTGCCGATTATCTGTTCAGCCATGGGCTGGACGTGATGCTGTTCGACTACAGAGGCATCGGCGCCTCACGCGCCGGATCGCTGCGCGGCTTTGAGGCCTCGTGGTCGGACTGGGGCGCACTCGACTTTGAAGCCCTGCTCAAGCGCACACAGCGCGAATACCCCGGCCAGCCGATTGATGTAGTCGGCCACAGCTTTGGCGGCTGTGCAGTGGGACTGGCAGCGTCAGGCCCGGTTATTCGTCACGTAGTGAGCGTGGGCGCGCAATTTGCCCACTGGCGCGACTACGCATCCGCCCAGCGCTGGTACATGCTCGCCAAATGGCACGGCGTAATGCCGCTGCTGACACGCGTATGCGGCTACTTTCCAGGCAAACGCCTGGGCTGGCTCGAAGACACCCCGGCAGGCGTGGTCAAAGACTGGTGCGGCCTGAGCCCACGCTATGAGCGCCTCCCTAGCGCACGCCCGCTTGCCACCCTGCCCTTTTCATCCGTTACAGCCAAAACCCTCGCTATCAGCCTTAGCGACGATCCTTTCGGCACCGTGGCGGCCATCGAGCGCTTGCTGAGTTACTTCAGCGCCAGCCCGCGTACGCATTTGCGCATAAACCCACAGGACATCGGCGAAGACGCCATCGGCCATTTCGCGTTTTTCCATAGCCGCTTTCAGAGCACCTTATGGCCGATTGCCTTGCAATGGTTGCGACACGGGGAATTGGCCGTGGATATGCCAGGGCGAGTGATCAGCCATCAGCCCTGA
- a CDS encoding DUF1272 domain-containing protein — MLELRPNCECCDCDLPPESAQARICSFECTFCATCVEQTLGGLCPNCGGELLARPRRPASKLANNPPSNTRVHNPQGCATR; from the coding sequence ATGCTCGAATTACGCCCCAATTGCGAATGTTGTGATTGCGACCTGCCGCCAGAGTCCGCTCAAGCGCGAATTTGCTCATTCGAGTGCACGTTTTGCGCAACCTGCGTGGAGCAGACATTAGGCGGGCTGTGCCCTAACTGCGGGGGCGAATTACTGGCCCGCCCGCGTCGACCAGCGAGCAAGCTGGCAAACAACCCGCCGTCAAACACGCGGGTGCACAACCCCCAAGGCTGCGCTACCCGCTGA
- a CDS encoding biliverdin-producing heme oxygenase, with amino-acid sequence MPHELNTPPASSVLAELRAGTHTLHVALEKRLPFFSDSLDLPLYRRLLAAYFGFYQAIEHELQRSASVPPGFDLQARLKTPALEQDLQALGINPQTLALCPTLAALNSQASVLGVLYVLEGATLGGNVLRKQVAEHLALDAGNGCAFLYVYGEATGRNWKSFLDFLSAVPLDAQARNEAVEAACSTFSCFEQWLERQEVLL; translated from the coding sequence ATGCCACACGAACTCAATACCCCGCCCGCCTCTTCGGTCCTTGCCGAGCTGCGCGCTGGCACTCACACCCTGCATGTCGCCCTTGAGAAACGCCTGCCGTTTTTCTCAGACAGCCTTGATCTGCCGCTCTACAGACGTCTGCTGGCTGCTTATTTCGGGTTCTATCAGGCGATAGAGCACGAACTGCAACGCAGTGCATCGGTCCCGCCAGGCTTCGATCTTCAGGCTCGGCTCAAGACGCCCGCACTGGAGCAAGACCTGCAGGCGCTGGGCATCAATCCTCAGACGCTGGCGCTGTGCCCGACGCTTGCAGCATTGAACAGCCAAGCCAGCGTGCTTGGGGTTTTGTATGTACTGGAAGGCGCCACCTTGGGTGGCAATGTCTTGCGCAAACAGGTGGCTGAGCACCTGGCGCTGGATGCCGGCAACGGATGCGCCTTTCTTTACGTTTATGGCGAAGCCACCGGCCGCAACTGGAAGTCTTTTCTGGACTTTCTAAGCGCAGTGCCGCTGGACGCCCAGGCACGCAATGAAGCCGTTGAGGCGGCCTGTTCCACTTTTAGCTGTTTCGAGCAGTGGCTCGAACGCCAGGAGGTACTGTTATGA
- a CDS encoding ATP-binding protein — protein MNPLDTQAFETLLANCADEPIRFPGAIQPHGLLLTLSEPDLRIQQISANIETLFGLSPAALLNQPLSMLTGPQAATAVRQAAHYAEHVDAPPLELTLQGIDYEGLLHKDKGILILELELKPDDVERVGTMAKVRNLSRVLQRLQAAKTLPALYDICVAEIQALTGYDRVLIYRFQEEGHGQVIAEASAPSMELFNGMFFPASDIPEQARELYRTHWLRIIPNADYRPVELVPTLRPDTQQPLDLSGATLRSVSPIHCQYMKNMGVLSSMSISLMDGERLWGLISCGHRTPLHVSHELRMACQTIGQVLSLQISALQTLEINRQREAKVDTLVRLNGAMVQGPENVFDGLAQEHKLLMELTQASGVAILEGNVLHRYGQCPQPDQIRDLYQWLKHDDAPVFSTHSLSSLYAPAAVYKDIASGLLAMSLPKPVDNAVLWFRTEVKESIPWSGDPKKPLNLEPSAKGLRLSPRTSFELWKVEMDGISSKWSHGDLFAANDLRRSALENDLARQVHREQQAVRARDELVAVVSHDLRNPMTIISMLCGMMQKTFSSDGSHASRRITTAIDTMQQASSRMNILLEDLLDTSKIEAGRYTIAAQSLDVTQIFEEALSLLTPLATEKSVELTFHAEPDLRINADPERLFQVLSNLISNAIKFTPADGKIVVAAMSNGDDIVFSVRDSGKGIPAEQLPHIFDRYWTAKEGNASGTGLGLYISQGIIKAHGGQLLAESTLGEGSEFRFTVPRIESSFT, from the coding sequence ATGAACCCACTCGACACTCAAGCCTTCGAAACCTTGCTGGCCAATTGTGCCGACGAGCCGATTCGCTTTCCGGGCGCCATTCAGCCCCACGGCCTGCTGCTGACCTTGTCGGAACCCGACCTGCGCATCCAGCAAATCAGCGCCAACATAGAAACACTGTTCGGCCTGTCGCCCGCTGCACTGCTGAATCAGCCATTGTCGATGCTGACCGGCCCGCAAGCCGCAACCGCTGTACGGCAGGCCGCGCATTATGCCGAGCATGTCGATGCGCCGCCGCTGGAACTGACCCTGCAAGGCATCGACTACGAAGGGCTGTTGCACAAAGACAAAGGCATTTTGATTCTGGAGCTTGAGTTAAAACCCGATGACGTCGAGCGGGTGGGCACGATGGCTAAGGTGCGCAATCTGAGCCGCGTGTTACAACGCCTGCAAGCCGCCAAAACACTGCCCGCGCTGTACGACATCTGCGTCGCCGAGATTCAGGCGCTGACCGGTTACGACCGAGTCTTGATCTATCGCTTTCAAGAAGAGGGCCACGGCCAGGTCATCGCTGAGGCATCGGCGCCGTCTATGGAGCTGTTCAATGGGATGTTTTTCCCGGCCTCTGACATCCCGGAGCAGGCGCGCGAGTTGTATCGCACGCACTGGCTGCGCATCATCCCCAACGCTGACTACAGGCCGGTTGAGCTGGTGCCCACGCTGCGCCCCGACACTCAGCAGCCGCTGGACCTCAGCGGTGCAACGTTGCGCAGCGTGTCGCCGATTCACTGCCAGTACATGAAAAACATGGGCGTGCTGTCGTCCATGAGTATTTCTTTGATGGATGGCGAGCGGTTGTGGGGCCTGATCAGTTGCGGTCATCGCACCCCGCTGCACGTGTCGCACGAGTTGCGCATGGCCTGCCAAACCATCGGCCAAGTGCTGTCGCTACAGATCAGCGCCTTGCAAACCCTGGAAATCAACCGCCAGCGCGAAGCCAAAGTGGACACCTTGGTACGCCTGAACGGCGCCATGGTGCAGGGCCCGGAAAACGTGTTTGACGGCCTGGCACAAGAACACAAGTTGCTGATGGAACTGACCCAGGCGAGTGGCGTGGCCATTCTCGAAGGCAACGTATTGCACCGGTATGGCCAATGCCCGCAACCCGACCAAATCCGCGACCTGTACCAATGGCTCAAGCACGACGACGCGCCCGTGTTTTCCACCCACAGCCTGTCGTCGTTGTATGCGCCAGCGGCTGTGTACAAAGACATTGCCAGCGGCCTGTTGGCCATGAGCTTGCCCAAACCTGTGGACAACGCTGTGCTGTGGTTTCGCACCGAGGTCAAAGAAAGCATCCCCTGGAGCGGCGACCCGAAAAAACCGCTCAACCTGGAGCCGAGCGCTAAAGGCTTGCGTTTGAGTCCCCGCACGTCGTTCGAGTTGTGGAAGGTCGAAATGGACGGCATCTCCAGTAAATGGAGCCATGGCGATCTGTTCGCGGCCAACGATCTGCGACGCTCGGCGCTGGAAAATGACCTGGCGCGTCAAGTTCATCGCGAGCAGCAAGCCGTGCGCGCTCGGGACGAACTGGTGGCGGTGGTGTCCCACGACTTGCGCAACCCCATGACGATCATTTCGATGCTCTGCGGGATGATGCAAAAAACCTTCAGCAGTGACGGCTCGCATGCCTCAAGGCGCATCACCACGGCCATCGACACCATGCAACAGGCCAGCAGCCGCATGAACATTCTGCTGGAAGACTTGCTGGACACGTCCAAGATCGAAGCGGGCCGCTACACGATCGCTGCGCAATCGCTGGACGTGACGCAGATCTTTGAAGAGGCACTGTCGTTGCTGACGCCACTGGCGACGGAAAAGTCGGTTGAGCTGACGTTCCACGCCGAGCCCGACCTGCGGATCAACGCCGACCCGGAGCGACTGTTTCAAGTGCTGTCCAACCTGATCAGCAACGCGATCAAGTTCACCCCGGCGGACGGCAAAATCGTGGTGGCGGCCATGTCCAACGGCGATGACATTGTGTTTAGCGTACGTGACTCCGGCAAAGGGATTCCCGCTGAGCAACTGCCTCACATCTTTGATCGCTACTGGACGGCAAAAGAAGGCAACGCCTCTGGCACGGGCCTTGGGCTGTATATCTCGCAAGGCATCATCAAGGCGCATGGCGGCCAGTTGCTGGCCGAGAGCACGCTGGGCGAAGGCAGCGAGTTCCGCTTTACGGTGCCTAGAATCGAGTCATCGTTCACCTGA
- the gabP gene encoding GABA permease codes for MSNTQTSNGLEQGLKPRHVTMLSIAGVIGAGLFVGSGHAIAQAGPAVLLAYAAAGTLVVLVMRMLAEMAVASPDTGSFSTYADRAIGHWAGFTIGWLYWWFWVLVIPLEAVAAGTILHAWFPGTAIWVFTLVITLLLTVTNLFSVKNYGEFEFWFALVKVLAIIGFIVLGALAIFGVLPTSQVSGVSHLVDTIGFMPNGMGAVLAAMLTTMFSFMGTEIVTIAAAESKDPSKQITKATNSVIWRIGLFYLVSIFIVVALVPWNDPSLASLGSYQTALVSMGIPNAKLIVDIVVLIAVTSCLNSALYTASRMLFSLSKRGDAPAAAKRTNASGTPYWAVMMSTGAAFVAVFANYVAPAAVFEFLLASSGAIALLVYLVIAVSQLRMRKKRVAKGEKIEFKMWLFPGLTWAVIVFIVAILTIMLFQPQHQAEIMATGLLSILVVAAGLLVARRRRIEKAGATVLN; via the coding sequence ATGAGCAATACGCAAACCTCTAACGGCCTGGAGCAAGGGCTCAAGCCGCGGCATGTGACCATGCTGTCAATCGCCGGCGTCATCGGTGCCGGCTTGTTTGTCGGCTCAGGACACGCGATTGCCCAAGCGGGCCCCGCTGTGCTGCTGGCCTATGCCGCCGCTGGCACGTTAGTGGTGCTGGTGATGCGCATGCTGGCCGAAATGGCCGTCGCCTCGCCGGACACCGGTTCGTTCTCCACTTACGCCGACCGTGCCATCGGGCATTGGGCCGGTTTTACCATCGGCTGGCTGTACTGGTGGTTCTGGGTGCTGGTCATCCCGCTGGAAGCCGTCGCCGCTGGCACCATCCTGCATGCGTGGTTCCCGGGCACCGCGATTTGGGTGTTTACCCTGGTCATCACCTTGTTGCTGACTGTGACCAACCTGTTCAGCGTCAAGAACTACGGCGAGTTTGAGTTCTGGTTCGCGCTGGTCAAGGTGCTGGCGATTATTGGCTTCATCGTGTTGGGTGCGTTGGCCATCTTCGGCGTGCTGCCAACCAGCCAAGTCAGCGGCGTCTCGCACCTTGTCGACACCATCGGCTTTATGCCCAATGGCATGGGCGCCGTACTGGCTGCCATGCTGACCACCATGTTTTCGTTTATGGGCACTGAAATCGTCACCATCGCGGCGGCGGAATCCAAAGACCCGAGCAAGCAAATCACCAAGGCCACCAACTCGGTGATCTGGCGTATTGGCTTGTTCTACCTGGTGTCGATCTTCATCGTTGTGGCCCTGGTGCCTTGGAACGACCCAAGCCTTGCCAGTCTCGGCTCTTATCAGACCGCGCTCGTCAGCATGGGCATCCCGAATGCCAAACTGATCGTCGACATCGTGGTGTTGATCGCTGTGACCAGTTGCCTGAACTCAGCGCTCTACACTGCCTCGCGGATGCTCTTCTCCCTGAGCAAGCGCGGCGACGCACCGGCGGCTGCCAAGCGCACCAACGCCAGCGGCACGCCTTACTGGGCGGTGATGATGTCTACCGGCGCAGCCTTTGTGGCGGTGTTTGCCAACTACGTGGCACCTGCGGCGGTGTTCGAATTCTTGCTCGCCAGCTCGGGTGCCATCGCCCTGTTGGTGTACCTGGTGATCGCGGTTTCGCAACTGCGCATGCGTAAAAAGCGCGTGGCCAAAGGCGAGAAAATCGAGTTCAAAATGTGGTTGTTCCCGGGTCTGACTTGGGCGGTGATCGTGTTTATCGTGGCTATTTTGACCATCATGCTGTTCCAGCCGCAGCATCAGGCCGAAATCATGGCCACCGGCTTGTTGAGCATTCTGGTTGTGGCGGCGGGCCTATTGGTGGCACGCCGTCGTCGTATCGAGAAAGCGGGGGCAACGGTACTGAACTGA